A section of the Triticum dicoccoides isolate Atlit2015 ecotype Zavitan chromosome 7A, WEW_v2.0, whole genome shotgun sequence genome encodes:
- the LOC119332483 gene encoding putative UPF0496 protein 2, whose product MMDGSSSSSSSVTQTPPPRSPLDVDEEYGRAFKSRSFLDLWSHAHRSLRQTFKLSSSRPSTSLETLDDGAAALDKEPSCSYTILGDFELEPRPEALARAAGRRHRRQRRWGCHRRHRVEALLLEYFDVTRDACEACSVLLAAVGAARRHHLVLRRLLRRLDVEGGGDDNTTTAARDALALHVRQDNPLSPAGSRLDGFHEAHARCSPLSKRLAAARRRLRRLAKAARFARCAAATAVVGASATVVVAAVVLAAHAVVGVGAAAAVAFCATSTEPVACRTNTVKKLSGRLHGRRRRGHARAGEEVVDAAARGAYIVGRDLDTVSRMVRRAHDELEHGRDMARIAVAGHGERPLLEEVAREEEECGEDLRSQLEELEEHACLCLITINRSRRMVAQEMERAGSPSPSTETTTSKD is encoded by the coding sequence atgatggacGGGAGCAGCAGCTCGTCGTCGTCCGTAACTCAGACGCCACCGCCGCGCAGCCCGCTCGACGTCGACGAGGAGTACGGCCGCGCGTTCAAGTCCAGGTCCTTCCTCGACCTCTGgtcgcacgcgcaccgcagcctcaGGCAGACATTCAAGCTCTCCTCCTCTAGGCCCAGCACCAGCCTCGAAACGCTCGACGATGGCGCTGCGGCCCTGGATAAGGAGCCGTCGTGCTCCTACACAATTCTCGGCGATTTCGAGCTGGAGCCGAGACCGGAGGCGCTCGCGCGGGCCGCTGGGCGTCGGCACCGGCGCCAGCGCCGGTGGGGGTGCCATCGCCGCCACCGCGTGGAGGCGCTCCTGCTCGAGTACTTCGACGTGACGCGGGACGCCTGCGAGGCGTGCTCCGTGCTGCTCGCCGCCGTGGGAGCCGCGCGGAGGCACCACCTCGTGCTCCGGCGCCTGCTCCGCCGGCTGGACGTCGAAGGTGGCGGCGATGACAACACTACCACTGCTGCCAGGGACGCGCTAGCGCTGCACGTCCGCCAAGACAACCCACTCTCGCCTGCGGGCAGCAGGCTCGACGGGTTCCACGAGGCGCACGCGCGCTGCAGCCCGCTCTCCAAGCGTCTCGCCGCGGCGCGGCGCCGGCTGCGTAGGCTCGCCAAGGCGGCGCGCTTCGCCCGGTGCGCGGCCGCGACCGCGGTCGTCGGTGCGTCGGCCACGGTCGTGGTGGCCGCGGTGGTCCTGGCCGCGCATGCCGTCGTTGGCGTCGGCGCGGCCGCCGCGGTGGCCTTCTGCGCCACATCCACCGAGCCCGTGGCGTGCCGCACGAACACCGTCAAGAAGCTATCCGGACGGCTCCACGGCAGGCGAAGGCGGGGGCACGCACGCGCGGGCGAGGAGGTGGTGgacgcggcggcgcggggagcgtACATCGTTGGGCGCGACCTGGACACGGTGAGCCGCATGGTGCGGCGCGCGCACGACGAGCTGGAGCACGGGCGCGACATGGCGCGCATCGCGGTGGCCGGCCACGGCGAGCGGCCGCTGCTCGAGGAGGtggcgcgggaggaggaggagtgcggggaGGACCTGAGGTCTCAGCTGGAGGAGCTGGAGGAGCACGCCTGCCTCTGCCTCATCACCATCAACCGGAGCCGGAGGATGGTGGCGCAAGAGATGGAGCGCGCCGGGTCACCGTCGCCGTCCACAGAAACGACGACGTCCAAAGACTAA